From Gammaproteobacteria bacterium, a single genomic window includes:
- the proS gene encoding proline--tRNA ligase, with product MADDKRLTPRSESFSAWYNDVVQRAELADYSPVRGCMVIRPWGYAIWELMQQGLDGLFKETGHENAYFPLLIPMSFIEREKEHVEGFKPELAVVSHAGGKELDEPYVVRPTSETIIYSMYAKWVQSYRDLPLLLNQWCNVMRWELRTRLFLRTSEFLWQEGHTAHATREEAEEEARRMLGVYRQFQEDWIAMPPVSGLKSESEKFAGAVRSYSVEALMQDNRALQAGTSHFLGQNFSRQFGLTFQSEAGREEYAWNTSWGVSTRMVGGMVMTHGDDNGIVVPPRIAPAQVVVVPIWRTDAQRVLVLEEADRFRDQLVAAGVRVRIDARDHLNPGAKFYEWERKGAPFRAEIGPRDVAKGQVVLARRVPFSSSERKRFLSREEALATLPALLDALHADLLESARARREANSHRGVSDLGELKEILDAGGGLVYTGWSGDPDVEEKVNQATRATIRVIPDDEFASSSRPSRCIGGGAAKMEVAWARAY from the coding sequence ATGGCTGATGACAAGCGGCTGACGCCCCGGAGCGAGAGCTTCTCGGCCTGGTACAACGATGTCGTTCAGCGCGCGGAACTGGCCGACTATTCGCCGGTGCGCGGATGCATGGTCATTCGTCCCTGGGGGTACGCGATCTGGGAACTGATGCAGCAGGGACTGGACGGCCTCTTCAAGGAGACCGGCCACGAGAACGCCTATTTCCCCCTGCTCATTCCGATGAGCTTCATCGAGCGCGAGAAGGAGCACGTCGAGGGCTTCAAGCCGGAGCTCGCGGTGGTGAGCCACGCCGGCGGCAAGGAACTCGATGAGCCCTATGTCGTTCGTCCGACCTCCGAGACCATCATCTACTCGATGTACGCGAAGTGGGTGCAGAGCTATCGCGATCTGCCCCTGCTGCTGAACCAGTGGTGCAACGTGATGCGCTGGGAGCTGCGCACCCGGCTCTTTCTGCGGACCTCGGAATTCCTCTGGCAGGAGGGCCACACCGCACATGCGACGCGGGAAGAGGCCGAAGAGGAGGCACGGCGCATGCTCGGGGTGTACCGGCAGTTCCAGGAGGACTGGATCGCGATGCCCCCGGTCAGCGGGCTCAAGAGCGAATCGGAGAAGTTTGCGGGTGCGGTGCGAAGCTATTCCGTGGAGGCGCTGATGCAGGACAATCGCGCGCTTCAGGCGGGCACCTCCCACTTCCTGGGACAGAACTTCTCGCGCCAGTTCGGCCTCACCTTCCAGAGCGAGGCGGGGCGCGAGGAATACGCCTGGAACACCTCCTGGGGCGTGTCCACGCGCATGGTCGGGGGCATGGTGATGACCCACGGCGACGACAACGGCATCGTCGTGCCGCCGCGGATCGCTCCGGCCCAGGTCGTGGTTGTGCCCATCTGGCGCACGGACGCGCAGCGCGTACTGGTGCTGGAAGAGGCCGACCGCTTCCGCGACCAGCTGGTCGCGGCAGGGGTGCGGGTGCGCATCGACGCCCGCGACCACCTCAACCCGGGGGCAAAGTTCTACGAGTGGGAGCGCAAGGGCGCTCCCTTCCGCGCCGAAATCGGGCCGCGCGATGTGGCGAAGGGGCAGGTGGTGCTGGCCCGGCGGGTTCCGTTCTCGAGCAGCGAGCGCAAGCGCTTTCTGTCGCGCGAAGAAGCCCTGGCCACCCTACCGGCTCTTCTCGACGCCTTGCACGCAGACTTGCTCGAGAGCGCCCGCGCGCGCCGCGAAGCCAACTCCCACAGGGGGGTCTCGGATCTCGGCGAGCTCAAGGAGATCCTGGACGCGGGGGGTGGATTGGTGTACACCGGATGGAGCGGCGACCCCGACGTGGAAGAGAAGGTCAATCAGGCGACCAGGGCCACGATCCGGGTCATCCCCGACGACGAGTTCGCGTCGTCCAGCCGGCCTTCGCGGTGCATCGGCGGCGGCGCTGCCAAAATGGAGGTGGCGTGGGCGCGGGCATACTGA